DNA sequence from the Brachybacterium avium genome:
CGGTCGCGCTGGGTGGCACCGTCACCGGCCCCCGCCTCGACCGCGGCCTGCAGCGCCTTGCGTCGCTGCGAGCGGACCTCGCTGGGCAGGTCGTAGGAGGAGGTGGTCACGTGGGCCCCGCCGAACAGCGGCTGGCTCGCCGGCATCAGCACCTCGTGGTCCACCATCCGCAGATCCTTGACGGCGATGTGCTCGGCCATCCGGGTCACGGAGTCGTCGTACTGCTGGGGTAGGCCATCATCACCAGGCGACGACCGGTCATCCGCTCGAAATCGGCGACCGTCGCGACCTCCTCGGCGGAGAAGCCCAGCGGCGGCTCCACCAGCACCGGGATGCCCCGACGCATGAGCGCGAGCAGATCCTCGACATGCAGACCGTCGGTGGACAGCACGGCGCCGTCCAGCGTCACCGTCTTGGCGCGCACCGCGGCGATCAGATCGGCGACGGATTCGAAGCGGATGTCCTCCTCGAGGCCCCAGACGTCTGCGGCCTCCCGGCGGCGGCGCGGGGAATGCTCCACCAGCGCGGCGACCGTGAAGCGGTCCCAGCGCCGCCGCAGCACCGGCAGGTGCACGGCCTGGGCCATCGTTCCGGCGCCGATCACGGCGATGTTCAAGGTCTTCGGCATCGGGAGGCTCCTCGGGCTCGGCGGGACCGGCGGCAGCTCCGCAGGCTCTCGGCGGGCGCCGTGCCGTCTCCGGCATCGCGTCCCGGATCACCCCGGGACGCACGCCCGTTTCTACCACACGGACCCGATCCGGGCCGGGTCGCTGTCCCGCCCACCTGCACTGCGAGGGATGAGGCTCACGTGGCTCCGGCGAGGGCCCTGCTCCGCGGAGCACTCGGGCGGGATTATCGTGGAGCCCGGATCAGCACGTCTCAGGAGGACCCCCGTGGCCAGACGCTTCTACTTCGGCGCCCGCAATTTCTCGCGCCCCTTCGTCAAGCTCCTGTGGAACCCGCGGGTCACCGGGCTCGAGAACATCCCCCGCGAGGGCGGGTTCGTGATCGCCTCGAACCACCTCGCGAATATCGACAGCTTCATGCTGCCGGTGGTGCTGCCGCGGCAGATCCGCTTCGTCGCCAAGGACACCCTGTGGACCCAGAAGGGGCTGCGCGGCCGCCTCCTGCACTGGTTCTTCGAGGCCGTCGAAGCGGTGCCGGTGGACCGGGAGGCCCTCTCCTCCGGCAAGGGGGCCCTGCAGGCCGGGCTGTCCATCCTGCGTGACGGCGACGGCTTCGCGATCTACCCCGAGGGCACCCGCTCCAGGGACGGGCTGCTGCATCCCGGGAAGCAGGGTGCCGCCTGGCTCGCCGTGGAGTCCGGGTGCCCGGTGATCCCCGTCGGGCTCAAGGGGACCCAGCACATGTTCTCGCGACTGATCCCCCAGCGCGGCGCCATCACCGTTCGCGTGGGCGCTCCGATCGAGGTGGACGACATCGATCCCAGCGCCTCCAAGGGTGTGCGCCGGCGGCTGTTGAACGCACGAATCATGGACGAGATCCAGAAGCTCTCCGGCCAGCGCCGCGCATAGGCGCCGCACCCCGTCGAGCCGGTGGGACCGGATCGCCGACGGTCCCCCGCGGGGCGCTCGCTGGCAAGTAGGATCTGGCCAGGCCGCGCGCCGACCGGGCGGCGGCCGCCGCCCTGACCGCATTCCAGGAGACCAGATGGCCGTCGTCGTCGGATTCATCCCCACCGAGGTGGGTTTCAAGGCGCTGGCCGCTGCCCGCGAGGAGGCGGAGCAGCGTGGTGGCCCGCTGATCGTCGTCAACGTGCTGCGAGAAGGGGTCTCGGAGGACCCGCGGCACGCGAACGACCAGCACCGGGAGATCGCTCGTGACCAGTTGCGCGGCGCCTCCGTGCGCGTCGAGTTCCGCCAGGAGAGCACCGGTGCGGATGACATCGCCGACGTGCTGCTCGACGTGGTCGAGGCCGAGGGGGCCGAGCTGCTGGTCATCGGTGTCCGCCACCAGCAGGATCTCTCCCGCCACCTGCTGGGGCTCACCATCCAGAAGCTCCTGCTCTCCTCGAACAGCGAGGTTCTCGTCGTCTGAGCACGAGACGAGACGCGGCCCGCCCCCGGAGGGACGGGCCGCGTTCGTCATGCGAGCTCAGTGCCGTGCGCGGGCACGACACCGACGCTCCGGATCAGGCGTTCTGCGGATCGCCGCCGGGCTGCTCATCACCCTTGGAGGCGCCCACCGCGAGCGCGATGCGCTCGCCGATGGTGGTATCCACGTTCTTCCAGTACTGCAGCGCCTTGCCCAGCACCGGCTCCTCGACCGTGGCCAGCGAACCGGCGACGGTCTCGACGAACTCGTCACGCTGGGCGTCGTCGAACACCTCGCGCACCATGATGCCGGGCTGGACGAAGTCGCCGTCGTCCGCGTGCAGGGAGTAGGCCGCGCGCACCATCTCGCCGTCGGCCTCCCAGCCGTTGTCCACCGGGCCCTGCTGGTCCTGGTAGGCCCGACCGGCGGAGTTCGGCGCGTACACCGGTGCGTCCCCGCTGTGCAGGAACTGCATGAACCCCTCCTTGTCGTAGGAGTTCGTGGGCACGACCGGCTGGTTCACGGGCAGCTGGTTGAAGTTGGTGCCGATGCGGTGACGCTGCGCATCCGGGTAGGAGAAGACACGGCCCAGCAGCATCTTGTCCGGGGAGACGCCCGTGCCCGGCACGGTGTTCGAGGGGCTGAAAGCGGCCTGCTCGATCTGCGCGTAGTGGTTCTGCGGGTTCTTGTTCAGCGTGAAGCGGCCGACCTTGATCAGCGGGTAGTCCGCGTGCGGGACCGTCTTGGTCAGGTCGAAGATGTTGAAGCGGTAGTTCTTCGCATCCTCGTAGGGGATGACCTGCACGGACATGGTCCAGCTGGGGTTCTCGCCGCGCGCGATGGCATCGAAGAGGTCCCGGCGGTGGTAGTCGCTGTCGGAGCCGGCGATCTTCTCGGCCTCCTCATTGCTGAGGAACTCCATGCCCTGGTCGGTGTGGAAGTGGTACTTGATCCAGAACTTCTCACCGGACTCGTTGACCCACATGTAGGTGTGCGAGCCGTAGCCGTTCATGTGGCGCCACGACTTGGGCAGGCCGCGCTGACCCATCACGTAGGTCACCTGGTGCGCGGTCTCCGGCGAGTTGCTCCAGAAGTCCCACTGCATGTGGTTGGAGCGCAGGCCCGAGTCCGGAGTGCGCTTCTGGGAGTGGATGAAGTCCGGGAACTTGATCGGGTCGCGCAGGAAGAACACCGGGGTGTTGTTGCCGACGATGTCGAAGTTGCCCTGCTGGGTGTAGAACTTCAGCGCGAAGCCGCGCACGTCGCGCCAGGTGTCGGGCGAGCCGAGCTCACCGGCGACGGTGGAGAAGCGGGCCAGCATCGGGGTCTTGCGCCCCTTCTGGAAGAGGTCCGCCTTGGTGTACTGCGAGACGTCCTCGGTGACCTCGAGCTCGCCGAAGGCACCCGAGCCCTTGGCGTGGGGGCTGCGCTCCGGGACGCGCTCACGGTCGAACCGGGCGAGCTTCTCGACCAGGGCGACGTCGTGGAGCATCAGCGGGCCGTCGGCGCCGAGGCTCAGCGAGTGCGCGTCGGACTCGCGGCGCGCGCCGGACTCCGTGGTGCTCGGGATCGTGGGATCGAAGTCGGTCATCTGCATCTCCTATGTGGTGGGGGATTCTGACAAGGTGTAAGGAAAAGTGTCGATAATGGTGCCGGAGTCGCGATTCCGCAACCTCCGGCGGGGATCAGGGGCTGCCGGGCGCCGGGCGCCCAGCCGTGCTTACAGCCTTCGCCGCCCGACAGTCCGAGCAGGTGCCGCGGTAGACGACGTCGGCGATCTCGACGTCGAAGCCCAGATCGTCGTGCGGGACCAGGCAGGGCGCCGCACCGACCGCGCACGCGACATCCTCGAGCCGACCGCACTCGCGGCAGACCAGGTGATGGTGGTTGTCGTGCCGGTGCAGCTCGTACTGCATGCTGCGCCCGCCCACCGCGACGCGGCGCAGCAGCTCCACGTCGGAGAGGGCGTTGAGGACGTCATAGACCGCCTGGCGGGACACGGTCCCCAGGCGCTCTCGAACGGCCTGCGCGATGGCTTCCGCGTCAGCATGCGGGTGCGCCTCGACCGCCGCCAGCGTCGCCAGCCGCGGAGCGGTCACGCGCAGGCCCGCGCCCCGGAGGGCGGCGGTGTGATCGGCGGTCGTCATGGCCTCAGCATACCTCGCTCTCTGGACAAACTCAAAAGAGCGTCATGGCCCAGATAGATGCGGCCGACGGGAGGGCGTCGGGGAGCCCGGCACGCTCAGCTCCGCGTCGCCGCCCCGGGGTCCTGCGTGGCGAACTTCCCGCCGCTGACGTCCAGCAGCGCGCCCGTGACGTACCCGGAGAGGTCCCCGGCCAGGAACAGGCAGAGGTTCGCCACGTCCTCCGGCAGCCCCCACCGCCGGATGCTCAGCTGATCGAGCTTCGCCGACTCCGCCGCGCCCTCCAGTGCGGAGAAGCCGTTCATCTCCGTGGGGATCATGCCGGGGGCGTAGGCGTTGACCGTGATCCCCAGGGCCCGAGCTCGCTCGCCAGCACCCGGGTCATCTGCACCACCGCGGCCTTCGAGGCGCCGTAGGCGGCGGCGTCGACGCTGGGGATGACCGCCGCGAACGAGGCGGCGTTGATGATCCGGCCCGCCCGCTGGCGCTTCATCAGCGGGATCACGGCCTGGCAGGTGTTCAGCACTCCGCGCACGTTGACGGCGAAGACCTGGTCCCACAAAGCGGGGTCGAAGCTCTCCAGCGGGCCCTCGGCGTTGATCCCGGCGTTGTTGATCAGGACATCGAGCCGCCCGAAGCGCTCATCGACCGTCGCCATCGCCTCCCGCACCTGGACGGGATCGGTGATGTCGCAGTCCAGCGCCAGGTCGACGAGGGACTCCTCGCGCAGCTCGGCGAGCGCTGCGGGCTCACGATCCAGCCCCACCACCGTGGACCCCTCGCGGTGGAAGGTCTGCGCGATGATGCGCCCGATGCCGCGGCCGGCACCGGTGATGAGCACGACGCGCCCGGACAGGTCGATCTGCATGTCTCTCCTTCGATCGGGGCGCGGCGGCGCAGGTGCGCCCTACGCTGGACAGAACCCGGTGACGGGTCCACGAGAACCTGCTCTCAGCCTCGCCCCTGCCGGGGCAGGGTCAAGGCAGCGGAAGGAGACGGCGATGGGTGCACGCACCGTATGGGTGACCGGAGCGGGGTCGGGCATGGGCAGGGCCTCGGCGCTCGCGGCGGCGCGGGAGGGTCGGCCGGTCGCGCTCTCCGGGCGGCGCCGGCCACAGCTCGAGGAGGTGGCCGAACAGATCCGGGCCGAGGGCGGCACCGCGCTGGTGGTGCCGCTGGATGTCACCGATCGCGCCGCAGTGCGCTCGGCCGCCGACAGGATCGCGCAGGAGCTCGGCGGGGTCGAGGCGCTGGTGCTGTCCGCGGGCCTGAACGCCCCGCGCCGCTACTGGCGGGATCAGGAGCTCGCGGAGTTCACCACGATCACCGAGACCAACCTGCTGGGGCCGGTCAGCGTCATCGATGCGGTCCTGCCCGGGATGCGCGAGCGCGGAGCGGGCACCATCGTGCTGATCTCCTCGTACGCGGCCTGGCGCTTCTCACCGGATGCCGGCACGGCCTACAGCGCCTCGAAGACGGCGCTCGGCCCGCTGGCGGCGACGCTGAACGCGCAGGAGGCCCGGCACGGCATCCGCGCCTGTCATCTCTGCCCCGGGGACGTGGACAGTGACTTCCTGGACCAGCGGCCCCTGGTGCCGGGCGAGACGGACCGGGCGGTCATGCTCACCGCCGAGGACATCGGCCGGGCGGTGTCGTTCGTGCTGACCAGCCCGCCTCATGTGATCATCGACGAGCTGGTGATCAGCCCCGCGAAGCCCGCCGCCTGACATGCACGAGGGCCCCGCTCCTGCTCTGGCAGGTGCGGGGCCCTCGTCGTGCGTGGAGCCGCCTATCGGAATCGAACCGATGACCTATTCATTACGAGTGAATCGCTCTACCGACTGAGCTAAGGCGGCGCGTCCGTCGCAGGGCGACGGACCGGTTCACTGTACGTGACCTGCCAGGGCCGGTGCAAAGCAGGGCGAGGCGATCCCTGTCACGCTCAGCAGGTCAGCCCATCCTCCGGCACCGTGCCCTCGAGCAGGTACGCGTCGACCTCCGCCTCGATGCAACCACCGGAGCGGCCGTAGGCGGTGTGCCCGTTCCCGTCGAAGGTCAGCAGCACCGCATCGTCGAGCTGCGTGGAGAGGCTCTCCGCCCAGGCGTAGGGGGTGGCCGGATCACCGGTGGTGCCGATGACCACGATCGGTCCGGCGCCCTCGGCGGCGATCGGGGCGGGTTCCCGCAGCGGCGGCACCGGCCAGTCGGTGCAGCCGTCCCCGCCCATCATCGCGCCGAAGGTCGGGTACTCCTCCTCCAGCCGCTCCGCCTCCTGCTGGACCCAGTCGTCGTCGGCGACCCCGGGGCGGTCCAGGCAGTTCACGGCCATGATCGCGAAGGTCGCGTTGGTGCGGTAGCTGCCATCGGGCTGGCGCTCCGAGGAGAGGTCGGCGATGTTCAGCAGCTGGGCACCGTCGCCCTTCATCGCATCGGTGAGGGCCTCGCGGCCGAACCGCCACAGTCCATCCTCATACAGCAGGGTGATCACCGCCGAGCGAGCCATCGCGCCGGTGACCGGACGCTCGGGATCGCCGGAGTCCAGCGGAGACTCGTCCAAGGAGGAGAAGAAGGCGATCAGCTGCTGCTTCGCCTCCTCCTCGGTGCCTGTGAACGGGCAGGCCGCGTCCCGTTCGAGGCAGTCGGCCAGGAATGCCTCGATCGCGTGCTCGAAGCCCTCCGCCTGACCGGCGGCGATCTCGTTCATGGACAGCGCGGGATCCATCGCACCGTCGAGCACGAAGCGGCCCACCCGGTCCGGATAGAGGTCGGCATAGCTGGCGCCGAGATAGGTGCCGTAGGAGTAGCCGAGGTAGTCCAGCTGCTCCGAGCCGAGCGCATCCCGGAGCACGTCCATGTCGCGGGCGGCGGAGTAGGTGTCCAGGTAGGGCAGCTCCTCACCGGAGTGCGCCTCGCAGGCCGCCGCGATCCGGGCAGCCCACTTCTCGGAGAGCTCCGCCGCCTCGGCGGAGCCGGGCTCGGCGGTGGCAGCGAGGTACTCGTCGGTCTCCTCGTCGCTCAGGCACTCGACCCCGGCGGAGCGGTTCACGCCCCGCGGATCGAAGCCGACCACGTCATAGGCGGCGCGGACCTCGGGCGAGATCATGAAGGGCACGCTCTCGAGGAAGTTCACCCCGGACCCGCCGGGACCGCCGGGGTTGGTGACCAGGGATCCGGTCCGTTCGCCGTCGGCGGGCAGACGCCCCACCGCGAGGTCGATGTCGCCGGCCTCCGGGTCGTTCCAGACCAGCGGGACGGTGACGGTGCCGCATTCGAGATCCTCGCCGTCGACTCCGTCGCAGGCGCCCCAGTCGATCTCCTGCGCGTAGTACTCGGCGTAGGCGGGGTCCTCGGCGGGATCGGTGCCCAGGTCCTGGGCGGCGGAGGTCCCGATCTCCTCGAGCGCGGGCCCGTCCGTCGAGGGCGCGGAGGTGGCAGAAGCGTCGGGATCGGCCGACTCGTCGCCGTCGGGAGCGGGATCGACGCCGGTGCATCCCGCCAGGAGCAGGACCGCCGTGGCGGCGCCGGCGGCGAGACGGGACAGCGGGCGGCGGGCGCGGGCGGCATGGGTCATGCGGAGATCCTTGTCGGGGCGATCGGGCCGTGAGGGGGAAGCGGGGCACGGACCCGGCCATCCTAGGCCCCGCCCCGCCCCGCTCCCGGTTCCGGCGTGGTCAGCCGACTTCTCGCTGCGACCAGCGACGGACCCCCAGCGCAGCGGGGAGGAGCACCAGCAGTGCCAGCGGCAGCAGCTCGAAGGCACCCGCGGTCCCGGCTCCCAGCGCGTCGGCCGCCGCAGACAGGTCCACCGCTCGCACGATGTCGCTGATCAGCTCGGAGCCGAAGGTCATGGTGAGCACGCCGGCGGTGCTGATCACGAAGGGCAGACCGATCGCGATGACCAGCGAGATCACCGTGGACTGCAGGAGGATGCCCATGGCCAGGGAGAACAGCAGGGTCGCGGCCAGGATCGGCAGCTGGGTGGTCAGCAGGCTCTCGAAGGAGGAGAAGACGGCTCCCTCCCCCATCAGCTCGCCGCCGATCCAGGTGGCGGCGGCCGCCAGTCCGATGGCCAGCGCCACCAGCACCGCCACCACCGCGGTGGCGGCGATGACCTTCGAGACCAGCACCCCCAGCCGTCCGGGGCGCTGTAGGAAGGTGTTCTGGATGGAGCGGTCGGACCACTCCCCCGCCGTCATCATCACCGCGAACACGGGGATGATCAGGCTCAGCGGGAGGCCGAGCACGATGACGGTGAACTCCACGTCGGCGGTGCCCTGCGGCATCACGGCGGGCTGGATGAGCCCGCCGAGCGCGGCGAAGGCGAGGAGCGCCAGCACGGAGAGGGTCAGCAGGATCGTGGCGCCGCGGGTGTCGAGGTAGCTGCGCAGGTCGATATCGGGTCGCATGATGAAGGTCCTCTGTCGGAGCGGTTCGGGAGGGTCAGCGGCTCGTGGCCGGGGCGGGCTCGGCGGCCTGGGCCCTGCTGGCCGCGGCTGCGGCGGAGGGCACGTCCTGGGCGGTGCCCGCGGGCGTCTCCTCCTGACCGGTGAGGGAGAAGAAGACGTCCTCGAGCCCGCCGCCGGAGGTGGCGCCGAGCGAGATGAGCACCAGCTGCTCGCGCAGCGCGAGGCGGCCCATGTCCTCGGGGGCGAGGCTCACCTCGAGCTCGTCGCCGGGGCGGCTCTCATAGGCGATGCCGTGGCGGTCCAGAGCGGCGGCCAGCGCCTGGGGGTCGAGCGCGCTCACGCGGGTGCCCGCCCCGGCGGTCAGCTGCTCGAGGGTCCCCTCGCTGACCAGTCGACCCTGCGCGATCACCACCAGACGATCCACCGTGGCCTCGACCTCGCGGAGCTGATGGCTGGACAGCAGCACGGTGCCGCCGGCGTCGGCGAACGTGCGCAGCAGACGACGCATCCAGCGGATCCCCTCGGGGTCCAGGCCGTTCGCCGGCTCGTCCAGGACCAGCACGGAGGGGTCACCGATCAGCGCGACACCGATGCCGAGCCGCTGGCGCATGCCGTAGGAGTAGCCGCCGACGCGCTTGCCGCCGGCGTCCTGCAGGCCGACCATCTCCAGCACCTCGTCGGCCCGAGCGGTCGGCATGCCGACGGTGCGGGCGGTCAGGCGCAGGGTCTCCAGGCCGGTGCGCCCGTTGTGCAGCGCCCGGGCGTCGAGCATCACGCCGATGGTGCGGGCCGGGTTCGAGAGGCTGCGGAAGCTCTCCCCACCCACGAGCGCCTGGCCCGCATCGGGCAGGGCGAGGCCGGTGAGAATGCGCAGGGTGGTGGACTTGCCGGCCCCGTTGGGGCCGAGGAAGCCGGTGACGGTGCCGGGGGCGCAGTCGAAGCTGAGATCGTCGACCGCGGCGCGGGTGCCGTAGAGCTTGCGGAGGTCGCGCACCTGAAGGCCGATGCCCGTGGCTGCGGAGGGGGTCGTGGAGGTCATGATTCGAGGTTCCTCCGTCGGCCGAGGACGGACCAGCGACTCCGGGCGACGCGCCGACCGACGAAGGTCGCCGTGCGTGTCCTCCCCGCGGCGGACCCTCTCGACCTCCGTCGACGCCGGGGGCGACCTGGGGCGCTCCTGGTCCCCGCCCGCCCCGCGAGAGCCCTGGTGGGAGGGAGTGCGCCAGTAGAGTGACGCCGTGGACGAACTCGGAGCGCCGACGCGGCACCGCTGGATGGAGATCCTGCTGGTCGTCGTGGTGACGGTGGAGGCGGCGACCCAGGTGGTGCTCGCCGCCGCGCCCGTCGACGTGTGGCGGGCCGGGCTGATGGTCGTGCTCGGCCTCGCCCTGCTGCTGCGCCACCGCCACTGGCGCTGGCTGCTGCCGGTGCTGCTGGCGGTCAACGCACTGTCGCTGTCCCTCACGGTGCTGATCATCATCACCTACGGCTACTCCACACGCAGCCACCACCGCCTGCTCATCTTCCTCGTGGCGGTGCTGGCCGTGGTCACCGGCGCGGTGCCCTCCCTGCTCGAGCTGGGTCTCGGGCCGCGCATCGGACTGACCGGGCTGCTGGTGATCCTCCTGGTGGTGACCGCTTCGGCCGCGACCGGCATGTACACCTCGACCCGTCGTGCGCTGCTGGCGCAGCTGCAGCAGCGGGCGGAGCAGGCGGAATCCGGTCGCGCCGCGGCGGAAGACCAGGCGCGGCGCGCCGAGCGCACCCGCATCGCGCGCGAGATGCACGACATCGTCGCCCACAAGATCTCGCTGGTGGCCATGCACGCCGGTGCGCTCGAGGTGAACCCGAACCTCGAGCGTGCCCAGGTCCAGCAGTCCGCCGGCCTCATCCGACAGACCGCCACGACCGCGCTCTCCGAGCTGCGGGAGGTGCTGGGCGTGCTGCGTGGGGACGGCGAGGAGGCGCCGCTGGCGCCCCAGCCGACCTGGGAGGACGTGCGCCGCCTGGTGAAGACCTCACAGGAGGCCGGGGTCGCGGTGGACCTCTTCGACTTCATCGACGACGACGTGCCGGATCCGCTGGCGCGCACCGCCTACCGGGTGGTGCAGGAGGGGCTGACCAACATCCACAAGCACGCCGTGCACACCAAGTCGCGGGTGGCCCTGATCGGCGAGCCCGGCACGGACCTGGTGATCGAGGTCAGTAATGTTCTCCCCAAGGGGTTCACCACCGATCTTCCCGGCGCCCGGATGGGGCTCTCGGGGATCGAGACCCGGGTGACGCACGCAGGCGGGACCATCACGGCAGGACCCACCGACGACGGACGATTCGAAGTGAGGGCGGTGATCCCGTGGCCGACGGCGACGTGACGCGCGTAGGACTGATCGACGACGACTCCCTGGTGCGTGCCGGGCTGGCGATGATCCTGGGGGCGGATCCCGGTATCGAGGTGGTCGCCCAGGGCGGCGACGGTGCCGAGGCGGTGACACTCGTGCAGAAGCACCGCCCGGACGTGCTGCTGATGGATGTGCGCATGCCGAAGCTCGACGGCATCGCCGCCACCCGCGCGGTCAGCGACCTGCCGAACCCGCCCAAGATCGTCATGCTCACCACCTTCGACATGGACGAGTACGTGTTCCAGGCGCTCGAGGCCGGAGCCAGCGGCTTCCTGCTCAAGGACACCCCGCCGCAGGACCTGGCCCGCGCG
Encoded proteins:
- a CDS encoding lysophospholipid acyltransferase family protein, yielding MARRFYFGARNFSRPFVKLLWNPRVTGLENIPREGGFVIASNHLANIDSFMLPVVLPRQIRFVAKDTLWTQKGLRGRLLHWFFEAVEAVPVDREALSSGKGALQAGLSILRDGDGFAIYPEGTRSRDGLLHPGKQGAAWLAVESGCPVIPVGLKGTQHMFSRLIPQRGAITVRVGAPIEVDDIDPSASKGVRRRLLNARIMDEIQKLSGQRRA
- a CDS encoding Gfo/Idh/MocA family oxidoreductase, with product MPKTLNIAVIGAGTMAQAVHLPVLRRRWDRFTVAALVEHSPRRRREAADVWGLEEDIRFESVADLIAAVRAKTVTLDGAVLSTDGLHVEDLLALMRRGIPVLVEPPLGFSAEEVATVADFERMTGRRLVMMAYPSSTTTP
- a CDS encoding alpha/beta hydrolase: MTHAARARRPLSRLAAGAATAVLLLAGCTGVDPAPDGDESADPDASATSAPSTDGPALEEIGTSAAQDLGTDPAEDPAYAEYYAQEIDWGACDGVDGEDLECGTVTVPLVWNDPEAGDIDLAVGRLPADGERTGSLVTNPGGPGGSGVNFLESVPFMISPEVRAAYDVVGFDPRGVNRSAGVECLSDEETDEYLAATAEPGSAEAAELSEKWAARIAAACEAHSGEELPYLDTYSAARDMDVLRDALGSEQLDYLGYSYGTYLGASYADLYPDRVGRFVLDGAMDPALSMNEIAAGQAEGFEHAIEAFLADCLERDAACPFTGTEEEAKQQLIAFFSSLDESPLDSGDPERPVTGAMARSAVITLLYEDGLWRFGREALTDAMKGDGAQLLNIADLSSERQPDGSYRTNATFAIMAVNCLDRPGVADDDWVQQEAERLEEEYPTFGAMMGGDGCTDWPVPPLREPAPIAAEGAGPIVVIGTTGDPATPYAWAESLSTQLDDAVLLTFDGNGHTAYGRSGGCIEAEVDAYLLEGTVPEDGLTC
- a CDS encoding sensor histidine kinase, with amino-acid sequence MDELGAPTRHRWMEILLVVVVTVEAATQVVLAAAPVDVWRAGLMVVLGLALLLRHRHWRWLLPVLLAVNALSLSLTVLIIITYGYSTRSHHRLLIFLVAVLAVVTGAVPSLLELGLGPRIGLTGLLVILLVVTASAATGMYTSTRRALLAQLQQRAEQAESGRAAAEDQARRAERTRIAREMHDIVAHKISLVAMHAGALEVNPNLERAQVQQSAGLIRQTATTALSELREVLGVLRGDGEEAPLAPQPTWEDVRRLVKTSQEAGVAVDLFDFIDDDVPDPLARTAYRVVQEGLTNIHKHAVHTKSRVALIGEPGTDLVIEVSNVLPKGFTTDLPGARMGLSGIETRVTHAGGTITAGPTDDGRFEVRAVIPWPTAT
- a CDS encoding SDR family oxidoreductase; this encodes MGARTVWVTGAGSGMGRASALAAAREGRPVALSGRRRPQLEEVAEQIRAEGGTALVVPLDVTDRAAVRSAADRIAQELGGVEALVLSAGLNAPRRYWRDQELAEFTTITETNLLGPVSVIDAVLPGMRERGAGTIVLISSYAAWRFSPDAGTAYSASKTALGPLAATLNAQEARHGIRACHLCPGDVDSDFLDQRPLVPGETDRAVMLTAEDIGRAVSFVLTSPPHVIIDELVISPAKPAA
- a CDS encoding catalase; this encodes MTDFDPTIPSTTESGARRESDAHSLSLGADGPLMLHDVALVEKLARFDRERVPERSPHAKGSGAFGELEVTEDVSQYTKADLFQKGRKTPMLARFSTVAGELGSPDTWRDVRGFALKFYTQQGNFDIVGNNTPVFFLRDPIKFPDFIHSQKRTPDSGLRSNHMQWDFWSNSPETAHQVTYVMGQRGLPKSWRHMNGYGSHTYMWVNESGEKFWIKYHFHTDQGMEFLSNEEAEKIAGSDSDYHRRDLFDAIARGENPSWTMSVQVIPYEDAKNYRFNIFDLTKTVPHADYPLIKVGRFTLNKNPQNHYAQIEQAAFSPSNTVPGTGVSPDKMLLGRVFSYPDAQRHRIGTNFNQLPVNQPVVPTNSYDKEGFMQFLHSGDAPVYAPNSAGRAYQDQQGPVDNGWEADGEMVRAAYSLHADDGDFVQPGIMVREVFDDAQRDEFVETVAGSLATVEEPVLGKALQYWKNVDTTIGERIALAVGASKGDEQPGGDPQNA
- a CDS encoding Fur family transcriptional regulator is translated as MTTADHTAALRGAGLRVTAPRLATLAAVEAHPHADAEAIAQAVRERLGTVSRQAVYDVLNALSDVELLRRVAVGGRSMQYELHRHDNHHHLVCRECGRLEDVACAVGAAPCLVPHDDLGFDVEIADVVYRGTCSDCRAAKAVSTAGRPAPGSP
- a CDS encoding response regulator — translated: MTRVGLIDDDSLVRAGLAMILGADPGIEVVAQGGDGAEAVTLVQKHRPDVLLMDVRMPKLDGIAATRAVSDLPNPPKIVMLTTFDMDEYVFQALEAGASGFLLKDTPPQDLARAVHVVAGGDAMLSPTITRRMLSHFSDANPDSRQERHPGIDQLTERETEVLGAVGAGLSNAQIGMRLFMSEATVKAHVSKIFAKLDCTNRVQIAIIAHEAGLTGLDSDPV
- a CDS encoding ABC transporter permease, whose translation is MRPDIDLRSYLDTRGATILLTLSVLALLAFAALGGLIQPAVMPQGTADVEFTVIVLGLPLSLIIPVFAVMMTAGEWSDRSIQNTFLQRPGRLGVLVSKVIAATAVVAVLVALAIGLAAAATWIGGELMGEGAVFSSFESLLTTQLPILAATLLFSLAMGILLQSTVISLVIAIGLPFVISTAGVLTMTFGSELISDIVRAVDLSAAADALGAGTAGAFELLPLALLVLLPAALGVRRWSQREVG
- a CDS encoding universal stress protein translates to MAVVVGFIPTEVGFKALAAAREEAEQRGGPLIVVNVLREGVSEDPRHANDQHREIARDQLRGASVRVEFRQESTGADDIADVLLDVVEAEGAELLVIGVRHQQDLSRHLLGLTIQKLLLSSNSEVLVV
- a CDS encoding ABC transporter ATP-binding protein, translated to MTSTTPSAATGIGLQVRDLRKLYGTRAAVDDLSFDCAPGTVTGFLGPNGAGKSTTLRILTGLALPDAGQALVGGESFRSLSNPARTIGVMLDARALHNGRTGLETLRLTARTVGMPTARADEVLEMVGLQDAGGKRVGGYSYGMRQRLGIGVALIGDPSVLVLDEPANGLDPEGIRWMRRLLRTFADAGGTVLLSSHQLREVEATVDRLVVIAQGRLVSEGTLEQLTAGAGTRVSALDPQALAAALDRHGIAYESRPGDELEVSLAPEDMGRLALREQLVLISLGATSGGGLEDVFFSLTGQEETPAGTAQDVPSAAAAASRAQAAEPAPATSR